In one Butyrivibrio proteoclasticus B316 genomic region, the following are encoded:
- a CDS encoding aminotransferase class I/II-fold pyridoxal phosphate-dependent enzyme: MDLNRQKKAPVYEALERFRKQRVVPFDVPGHKRGRGNPELVSFLGDRCVGIDVNSMKPLDNLCHPVSVIKEAEELMADAFGAAHAFMMVNGTTSAVQAMVLSHVKKGEKIIMPRNVHKSAINALILCGAIPVYIDPKVDTNLGIPLGMELSDVKKAIEDNPEAKAILINNPSYYGICSNLKAIVDLAHENGMKALVDEAHGTHLYFGPNLPLNAMAAGADMAAISMHKSGGSLTQSSILLCGPDANIGYISRIVNLTQTTSASYLLLGSLDISRRNLALNGASSFEKVTKMAQYAREEINDIGGYYAYGKELKNGGSIYDFDETKLVVNTRKIGLTGIEVYDLLRDEYDIQMEFGDLSNVMAYISIGDRLQDIERLAGALADIRRLYSKPEQSFFSAEYVTPIVKATPQEAFYAEKESLPIDETVGRISAESVMCYPPGIPILSPGEVITEEILGYIKTAMEKGCSMQGPESEDISELFVLK, encoded by the coding sequence TTGGATCTTAATAGACAAAAAAAGGCTCCAGTATATGAAGCTTTGGAGAGGTTTAGGAAGCAGCGCGTTGTTCCTTTTGACGTGCCTGGTCATAAAAGAGGAAGAGGTAACCCAGAGCTCGTTAGCTTTTTGGGTGATAGATGTGTAGGTATAGATGTTAATTCTATGAAGCCTCTTGATAATCTCTGCCATCCTGTTTCTGTAATCAAGGAAGCGGAGGAGCTTATGGCTGATGCTTTTGGCGCAGCTCATGCTTTTATGATGGTTAATGGTACTACAAGTGCTGTTCAGGCTATGGTTTTATCTCATGTCAAAAAGGGTGAGAAGATCATTATGCCCAGAAACGTGCATAAGAGTGCGATAAATGCGCTTATTCTGTGCGGAGCGATACCTGTTTATATTGATCCCAAGGTGGATACAAACCTTGGAATTCCGCTTGGAATGGAACTTTCTGATGTAAAGAAGGCAATCGAAGATAACCCAGAAGCCAAGGCTATTCTGATCAACAATCCTTCATATTACGGAATTTGTTCCAATCTTAAGGCAATAGTTGATCTTGCTCATGAAAATGGAATGAAGGCCCTTGTAGATGAGGCTCACGGAACTCATTTGTATTTTGGCCCTAATCTTCCGCTTAATGCTATGGCTGCAGGTGCCGATATGGCGGCTATCAGTATGCACAAGTCAGGAGGAAGCCTGACTCAGAGCTCAATTCTTCTGTGCGGACCTGATGCTAATATCGGTTACATCAGCAGGATAGTCAATCTTACTCAGACTACCAGCGCAAGCTACCTTCTTCTCGGAAGTCTTGACATTTCCAGAAGAAATCTTGCACTTAATGGGGCATCGAGCTTTGAGAAGGTTACCAAGATGGCTCAGTATGCCAGAGAAGAGATCAATGATATCGGTGGCTATTACGCATATGGCAAAGAGCTCAAGAATGGCGGAAGTATTTATGATTTCGATGAGACCAAGCTCGTTGTAAATACCAGGAAAATAGGCCTTACAGGTATTGAGGTTTACGATCTTTTGAGAGATGAATATGACATACAGATGGAATTTGGTGATCTGTCCAATGTCATGGCATATATTTCGATTGGAGACAGACTTCAGGATATTGAGAGACTTGCAGGAGCTCTTGCGGATATCAGAAGACTTTACTCCAAACCAGAGCAGAGCTTTTTCTCAGCTGAATATGTGACACCTATTGTCAAGGCAACTCCTCAGGAAGCATTCTATGCAGAAAAAGAGTCACTTCCGATTGATGAGACAGTTGGCAGAATAAGTGCTGAGTCTGTAATGTGCTATCCTCCGGGAATCCCGATCCTTTCTCCCGGAGAAGTGATAACTGAGGAAATACTCGGATATATTAAGACAGCTATGGAGAAAGGCTGTTCTATGCAGGGGCCGGAGAGTGAAGATATTTCAGAACTGTTCGTGCTCAAATGA
- the speE gene encoding polyamine aminopropyltransferase — MDYWFSDMHTGNVKISIRISKQLFSGSSEFQRIDVFDSPEFGKFLTSDGNIIFSEKDEFTYDEMIVHVPMAVHPKVQRVLVLGGGDGGVARELCHYDEIKVIDVVEPDNMFVDVCKQYFPDNAVGLEDDRVHIYYQDGLKYLRKCEDMYDLIINDATEPLGHEAGLFTKEFYGSCYKALHDDGIMVYQHGSPFYDEDEESCRAMHRKAYRVFPVNRVYQAHIPTCPAGYWLFGFASKKYHPLKDFNPDRWDERGIKTWYYTTHLHKGAFMLPKYVEDLLQEEEDMSR, encoded by the coding sequence ATGGATTATTGGTTCAGTGATATGCACACTGGAAATGTTAAGATTAGTATTAGAATCAGTAAGCAGCTTTTTTCCGGAAGCAGTGAATTTCAGAGAATTGATGTCTTTGATTCACCGGAGTTTGGCAAGTTTCTGACTTCAGATGGTAATATTATCTTTTCTGAGAAGGATGAGTTTACTTATGATGAGATGATAGTACATGTTCCCATGGCTGTTCACCCCAAGGTTCAAAGGGTACTCGTTCTTGGTGGTGGTGACGGAGGCGTTGCCAGAGAGCTGTGCCATTACGATGAGATCAAGGTAATAGATGTAGTAGAGCCCGATAATATGTTTGTGGATGTCTGCAAGCAGTATTTTCCTGATAATGCTGTTGGCCTTGAAGATGACAGGGTTCATATCTATTATCAGGATGGTCTTAAATATCTTCGCAAATGCGAGGATATGTATGATCTGATCATAAATGATGCTACAGAACCTCTTGGACATGAGGCAGGTCTTTTTACCAAGGAGTTCTATGGAAGCTGTTATAAGGCTCTTCACGATGATGGAATCATGGTTTATCAGCATGGAAGTCCATTCTATGATGAGGATGAAGAGAGCTGCAGAGCTATGCACAGGAAGGCATACAGAGTGTTCCCTGTAAACAGAGTTTATCAGGCACATATTCCTACCTGCCCTGCAGGCTATTGGCTGTTTGGCTTTGCAAGTAAGAAGTATCATCCTCTTAAAGATTTTAATCCTGACAGATGGGATGAGAGAGGAATCAAGACTTGGTATTATACTACGCACCTTCACAAGGGAGCCTTTATGTTGCCCAAGTATGTTGAGGACCTTCTTCAGGAAGAAGAAGATATGTCGCGCTAA
- a CDS encoding saccharopine dehydrogenase family protein, which produces MGRLLVIGCGGVAQVAIQKCAQNSAVFTEMCLASRTVSKCDALKEKLEKKGTPVKITTATVNADDVNDVINLIKEYQPDAVLNVALPYQDLTIMDACLECKVDYIDTANYEPEDTDEPVWRAAYEKRCKEKGFTAYFDYSYQWAYMDKFKEAGITGLLGTGFDPGVTSVFVAYAKKHYFDEIHTVDILDCNGGDHGYAFATNFNPEINLREVSANGSYWEDGHWVETKPMEIKRVYDFPQVGQKDMYLLHHEEIEALGRNFPEIKRIRFFMTFGQSYLDHMRCLEDVGMLSTSPIMFEGREIVPIQFLKALLPDPASLGPRTVGKTNIGCIFRGIKDGKEKTLFIYNVCDHQECYKELGSQAISYTTGVPAMIGTALVMSGKWKQPGVFTTDEFDPDPYMEMLNEFGLPWVVEENPVMVD; this is translated from the coding sequence ATGGGAAGATTGTTAGTTATTGGCTGCGGCGGTGTTGCGCAGGTAGCTATTCAGAAATGTGCGCAGAACAGCGCAGTTTTTACAGAAATGTGTCTGGCCAGCAGAACAGTCAGCAAGTGTGATGCACTTAAGGAGAAACTTGAGAAAAAGGGAACTCCTGTTAAGATCACAACAGCAACTGTAAATGCTGACGATGTTAATGACGTTATCAATCTTATCAAAGAGTATCAGCCTGACGCAGTTCTTAATGTAGCTCTTCCTTATCAGGATCTTACAATCATGGATGCCTGCCTTGAATGCAAGGTAGACTATATTGATACTGCAAATTATGAACCTGAAGATACAGATGAGCCTGTATGGCGCGCAGCTTACGAGAAGCGTTGCAAGGAAAAAGGCTTTACAGCTTATTTTGATTACAGCTATCAGTGGGCATATATGGACAAGTTCAAGGAGGCTGGTATCACAGGTCTTCTCGGAACAGGTTTTGACCCTGGTGTAACAAGCGTATTTGTTGCTTACGCAAAGAAGCACTATTTTGATGAAATTCACACTGTAGATATTCTTGATTGCAACGGCGGTGACCATGGTTATGCCTTTGCAACAAACTTCAATCCTGAGATCAACCTTAGAGAAGTAAGTGCCAACGGCAGTTACTGGGAGGATGGCCACTGGGTAGAGACCAAGCCTATGGAGATCAAGAGAGTATATGATTTCCCTCAGGTTGGGCAGAAAGATATGTACCTTCTTCACCATGAGGAGATTGAGGCACTTGGCCGCAACTTCCCTGAGATCAAGAGAATCCGTTTCTTCATGACATTTGGTCAGAGCTATCTTGATCACATGAGATGCCTTGAGGATGTTGGAATGCTTTCAACAAGCCCTATAATGTTTGAGGGAAGAGAAATTGTTCCTATCCAGTTCCTGAAAGCTCTTTTACCTGATCCTGCAAGCCTTGGCCCTAGAACAGTCGGCAAGACTAACATCGGATGTATCTTCCGTGGAATCAAGGATGGTAAAGAGAAGACTCTCTTCATCTACAATGTATGCGACCATCAGGAGTGCTATAAGGAGCTTGGAAGCCAGGCTATCAGTTACACAACAGGTGTACCTGCTATGATTGGTACAGCTCTTGTTATGAGCGGCAAGTGGAAACAGCCCGGAGTATTTACTACAGATGAGTTTGATCCGGATCCATATATGGAGATGCTTAATGAGTTCGGACTTCCTTGGGTTGTAGAAGAAAACCCTGTAATGGTAGACTAA
- a CDS encoding carboxynorspermidine decarboxylase encodes MNFDNIKTPAYVIDEKKLKENLEILDRVQRESGARILLAQKAYSVYQTYPLIARYLTGATASGLFEARLAHEEMKLSEQDDHEKKIENHVYEPAFEDDEMEELCNICDHIVFNSLNQLEHHRKTWESAVRDGRVSVGLRINPEFSTQEEHEIYDPCSEGSRLGIKLADMPDELPEGVEGIHFHTLCEQDFEPLKQTFHHVEENFGKFFPTKDHTDESANDNNEHGSGRKIKWINLGGGHHITREDYNVDGLITFIKDIKKKYDIEVYLEPGEAIALDAGYLVTTIMDIVKTERMPVLILDTSAACHMPDVLEMPYRPPLRDSEQPGELEFNYRLSSRTCLAGDIIGDYSFDHELHIGDRLVFEDMAIYSMVKNNTFNGMPLPDIDIMHENGKIDVIRKFGYDDFKNRL; translated from the coding sequence ATGAATTTTGATAATATCAAAACTCCTGCTTATGTTATAGATGAAAAAAAGTTAAAAGAGAATCTTGAAATCCTTGATAGAGTACAGAGAGAGTCAGGAGCCAGGATACTTCTTGCTCAGAAGGCGTATTCTGTATATCAGACATATCCATTAATAGCAAGGTATCTTACAGGAGCTACAGCGTCAGGGCTTTTTGAAGCAAGGCTTGCCCATGAAGAGATGAAGCTCTCAGAGCAGGATGATCATGAAAAGAAAATTGAAAATCATGTCTATGAGCCTGCATTTGAAGATGATGAGATGGAGGAACTCTGCAATATCTGCGATCATATAGTTTTCAATTCTCTTAATCAGCTTGAACATCACAGAAAAACCTGGGAGAGTGCTGTCAGAGATGGCAGGGTATCTGTGGGACTTAGGATCAATCCGGAATTCAGCACTCAGGAGGAGCATGAGATATATGATCCTTGTTCAGAGGGCTCAAGACTTGGAATAAAGCTTGCAGATATGCCGGATGAGCTTCCGGAGGGCGTTGAGGGAATTCATTTTCATACTCTGTGCGAGCAGGACTTTGAGCCGCTTAAGCAGACCTTTCATCATGTGGAAGAAAATTTTGGAAAATTCTTCCCTACAAAAGATCATACAGATGAGTCTGCAAATGACAATAATGAGCATGGTTCTGGCCGCAAGATCAAATGGATAAATCTTGGTGGCGGGCATCACATTACAAGAGAAGATTACAATGTTGATGGCCTCATAACCTTTATTAAAGACATCAAGAAGAAATATGATATTGAAGTATATCTTGAACCGGGTGAAGCTATTGCGCTTGATGCAGGGTATCTTGTGACAACAATAATGGATATCGTCAAAACTGAGAGGATGCCCGTACTGATTCTGGATACTTCAGCAGCCTGCCATATGCCTGATGTGCTTGAGATGCCTTATAGGCCACCTCTTAGGGATTCAGAACAGCCCGGAGAACTAGAATTTAATTACAGGCTGTCTTCAAGAACCTGCCTTGCAGGTGATATTATAGGAGACTATAGCTTTGACCATGAGCTTCATATTGGTGACAGACTTGTTTTTGAAGATATGGCGATCTATAGCATGGTCAAGAACAATACCTTTAACGGTATGCCACTTCCTGATATCGATATCATGCATGAGAATGGAAAAATCGATGTTATCAGGAAATTTGGGTATGATGATTTTAAAAACAGATTATAA
- the aguA gene encoding agmatine deiminase has product MSEVTNSVPKQDGFYMPAEYSRHDGTIMIYPVRPGSWGKDRSGALYSFANVFIEILKREYLYLIADKEHWMEAKDFLKEIIADYVEGIGDLVTPITDEEEERILLSAESMRKIANISTAAEVLENRYLVMPIDSDDAWARDVGPTFVIRNRKLDNESDKRDLEETPRPEIRGINWSFNAWGGEVDGLYASWDKDDLVAKGFCDKIDLDYYSAEPFVLEGGSIHCDGEGTCMVTESCLLSAGRNPKMTKNQIEDRLKEYLGVEKVLWLPRGIYNDETNEHVDNVCAFIRPGEVVLAWTNNVNDPQYELSRADLEYLEKETDAKGRKIVVHKLPIPDHPVLVTEEDLDNYEFEEGEDFREVGERLAASYVNFYFVNDAALIPQFGGENEDSDLRALEILGKLLPDREIIGIPARDILLGGGNIHCITQQIPENNLGET; this is encoded by the coding sequence GTGTCAGAGGTTACTAATTCTGTTCCGAAACAAGATGGATTTTACATGCCTGCTGAGTATTCAAGGCATGACGGCACTATAATGATATATCCCGTAAGGCCCGGAAGCTGGGGAAAAGACAGATCAGGAGCCTTATATAGTTTTGCAAATGTTTTCATAGAGATTTTAAAAAGAGAGTATCTTTATCTTATTGCTGATAAAGAGCATTGGATGGAAGCCAAGGATTTCTTGAAAGAGATAATTGCAGACTATGTTGAGGGCATCGGCGATCTGGTTACTCCAATAACAGATGAGGAAGAAGAAAGGATTCTTCTAAGTGCTGAGAGTATGCGCAAAATTGCTAATATTTCAACAGCAGCTGAAGTCCTTGAGAACCGCTATCTGGTCATGCCAATAGATTCAGATGATGCCTGGGCAAGAGATGTGGGACCTACTTTTGTAATAAGAAATCGCAAGCTGGATAATGAATCTGATAAAAGAGATTTAGAGGAAACTCCAAGACCTGAAATAAGGGGAATCAACTGGTCTTTTAACGCCTGGGGTGGAGAAGTAGACGGATTATATGCTTCCTGGGATAAGGATGATCTGGTTGCGAAGGGATTCTGCGATAAGATCGATCTGGATTATTATAGTGCAGAGCCTTTTGTCCTTGAGGGCGGTTCTATTCACTGTGACGGTGAGGGAACCTGCATGGTGACAGAAAGCTGCCTTTTAAGTGCAGGAAGAAATCCTAAGATGACCAAAAATCAGATAGAAGACAGGCTAAAGGAATATCTTGGAGTAGAAAAAGTATTGTGGCTTCCACGCGGTATTTATAATGATGAGACTAATGAACATGTCGACAATGTATGTGCTTTTATAAGACCTGGGGAAGTGGTTCTTGCCTGGACCAATAATGTAAATGATCCTCAATATGAATTGTCCCGCGCTGATCTTGAGTATTTGGAAAAAGAGACTGATGCTAAAGGAAGAAAAATAGTAGTGCACAAACTTCCTATCCCGGACCATCCTGTTCTTGTTACTGAGGAAGACCTTGATAACTACGAGTTTGAAGAAGGAGAAGATTTTAGGGAGGTAGGAGAGAGGCTTGCTGCAAGCTATGTCAACTTCTACTTTGTAAATGATGCTGCGCTTATTCCTCAATTTGGAGGAGAGAATGAAGATAGTGATCTTCGAGCGCTTGAGATACTTGGTAAACTCCTTCCGGATAGAGAAATAATAGGGATTCCGGCAAGAGATATTCTTCTTGGAGGTGGCAATATTCACTGCATTACACAGCAGATACCGGAGAATAATCTTGGTGAGACATGA
- the aguB gene encoding N-carbamoylputrescine amidase — MGNKTKVACVQFACGAIASSDADQVKRNIETADRLTREAASGGAKIILLSELFERKYFCQERRYDYYELALPISENPAVEHFKKLCAELKVVMPICVYEKDGNVFYNTVVMIDADGRELGIYRKAHIPDDHYYQEKFYFTPGNTGFKVFETTYGKVGVGICWDQWFPETARCLALAGADIILYPTAIGSEPILDVDSSGHWMRTMQGHSAANIIPVAAANRIGREDVEPSEENGGQKSSLTFYGNSFMTDETGEVIVRASRDREEIIYAEYDFEEISKMRASWGLFRDRRPKCYKTITD; from the coding sequence ATGGGTAATAAGACAAAAGTTGCCTGTGTGCAATTTGCCTGTGGCGCTATAGCTTCATCAGACGCTGATCAGGTTAAGAGAAATATAGAAACGGCTGACAGACTTACAAGAGAAGCAGCATCTGGTGGTGCTAAGATTATTCTTTTGTCTGAGCTTTTTGAGCGTAAGTATTTCTGTCAGGAACGCAGATATGACTATTATGAGCTTGCTCTTCCAATTTCAGAGAACCCTGCAGTTGAACATTTTAAGAAACTTTGTGCTGAACTTAAAGTGGTCATGCCCATATGCGTTTATGAAAAAGACGGAAATGTCTTTTATAATACTGTCGTAATGATAGATGCTGACGGAAGAGAGCTTGGTATATACCGTAAGGCCCATATTCCGGATGATCACTACTATCAGGAAAAGTTTTATTTTACTCCGGGAAATACGGGATTTAAGGTATTCGAAACGACCTATGGCAAAGTTGGCGTAGGAATCTGCTGGGATCAGTGGTTTCCTGAGACGGCAAGATGCCTTGCACTGGCAGGAGCGGATATTATTCTGTATCCTACGGCAATTGGCTCCGAGCCAATCCTTGATGTAGATAGTTCAGGACACTGGATGCGTACAATGCAGGGACATTCAGCTGCAAATATCATTCCTGTTGCTGCTGCAAACAGAATTGGAAGAGAGGATGTTGAGCCTTCTGAAGAAAACGGAGGACAGAAATCAAGCCTTACTTTCTATGGAAACAGCTTTATGACTGATGAAACTGGTGAAGTTATTGTTAGAGCCAGCAGGGACAGAGAAGAAATAATCTATGCTGAATATGATTTTGAGGAAATTAGTAAAATGAGAGCATCCTGGGGGCTGTTTCGTGACAGAAGACCTAAATGCTATAAGACAATAACTGACTGA
- the hslO gene encoding Hsp33 family molecular chaperone HslO — translation MEYRDYMVRATAGNAQIRAFAATTKDLADYGRRAHGLSPIATAALGRLMTGTVMMGQMMDNDSDMITVKMDGDGPLKSVLATADNKGNVKGYVSNPYVIMEPNAAGHLNVGGGIGEGTLTVIRDMGLKEPYVGQVPLYSGEVAEDLTYYFTKSEQTPSSVGLGVLVERENLSVIAAGGFIVQLMPFADEQTITHLEFNLGKFSSVTDILKAGKTPEDMLKIVLDGFDIEFTDTVDLNFYCNCDKDRVERALMLVGKKDIQEMIDDGKDIEIKCHFCNKAYTFSVDELKAIKEKAK, via the coding sequence ATGGAATATAGAGATTATATGGTCCGTGCAACCGCTGGGAATGCACAGATAAGAGCATTTGCCGCTACAACCAAAGACCTGGCCGACTATGGCAGAAGGGCTCATGGCCTCTCTCCTATTGCCACAGCAGCACTAGGCAGACTTATGACCGGAACTGTTATGATGGGACAGATGATGGATAACGACAGCGATATGATCACTGTTAAAATGGATGGCGACGGCCCACTTAAGAGCGTTCTTGCTACCGCTGACAATAAAGGTAATGTTAAAGGCTATGTCAGCAACCCTTATGTCATCATGGAGCCAAACGCAGCAGGACACCTCAATGTTGGAGGCGGAATCGGCGAGGGAACTCTCACAGTAATAAGAGATATGGGATTAAAAGAGCCCTATGTTGGTCAGGTTCCTCTCTATTCAGGGGAAGTTGCCGAGGACCTCACATACTACTTCACCAAATCAGAGCAGACTCCTTCATCTGTAGGACTTGGCGTTCTTGTTGAAAGAGAAAACCTCTCTGTAATAGCAGCCGGTGGTTTCATAGTTCAGCTCATGCCTTTTGCAGACGAGCAGACTATCACTCATCTTGAGTTTAACCTTGGTAAGTTTTCTTCAGTAACTGACATTCTCAAGGCCGGCAAAACACCTGAAGACATGCTCAAAATTGTTCTTGATGGTTTTGACATAGAATTTACCGACACTGTTGACCTAAACTTCTACTGCAACTGCGATAAAGACCGCGTAGAAAGAGCTCTGATGCTTGTTGGCAAAAAAGATATCCAGGAAATGATCGATGACGGCAAAGATATAGAGATAAAATGTCATTTCTGCAATAAAGCATACACCTTCTCAGTAGATGAACTTAAAGCGATCAAAGAAAAAGCTAAATAA